One segment of Stenotrophomonas sp. SAU14A_NAIMI4_8 DNA contains the following:
- a CDS encoding AraC family transcriptional regulator, producing the protein MVDGGVADSADSGLRSIDLATLSGVLRVCDVELLLLDGNGPRAAFASRVHEEALFCSLHCGFHCRGRFMLPPDWAMLGYLHTTDDTLSWCHGVPLAPGMALTILPEGISEFTLSPGTQMTLMLVPVERVQRKLAELSLRSTPPAGQALSLFTLGADELPLARHYHQLHQQLGQGGVLQAEETERLLHEHVQALLATGPGDRPGCSRARRTHYLIAQRAENFMRLNLRRNIYMNEICDAAGVSERGLRYAFEDLFGTSPNRYLSMLRLCAACRSLSMADSSRRSVKAIALSCGLWDLSRFADNYRKVFGELPRDTLMRAPAQIGQPA; encoded by the coding sequence ATGGTCGATGGTGGGGTGGCGGACAGCGCCGACAGCGGGCTCAGGTCGATCGACCTGGCCACACTCAGCGGTGTGCTGCGGGTGTGCGATGTGGAACTGCTGCTGCTGGATGGCAACGGTCCGCGCGCGGCATTCGCTTCGCGGGTGCACGAAGAAGCCTTGTTCTGCAGTCTGCACTGCGGGTTCCATTGCCGTGGCCGGTTCATGCTGCCGCCGGACTGGGCCATGCTGGGGTATCTGCATACCACCGATGACACGCTCAGCTGGTGCCACGGCGTGCCGCTGGCGCCGGGCATGGCATTGACCATTCTTCCCGAAGGCATCAGCGAATTCACCCTGAGCCCGGGCACCCAGATGACCCTGATGCTGGTGCCAGTGGAGCGCGTGCAGCGCAAGCTGGCCGAGCTGAGCCTGCGCAGCACGCCGCCGGCGGGGCAGGCCCTCTCATTGTTTACCCTGGGCGCCGATGAGCTGCCTCTGGCCCGGCATTATCACCAGCTGCACCAGCAGTTGGGCCAGGGCGGGGTGCTGCAGGCCGAAGAAACCGAGCGCCTGCTGCATGAGCACGTGCAGGCGCTGCTGGCCACCGGCCCCGGTGATCGCCCCGGGTGCAGCCGTGCGCGCCGCACCCATTACCTGATCGCGCAGCGCGCCGAGAACTTCATGCGGCTCAACCTGCGTCGCAATATATATATGAATGAAATCTGCGATGCCGCCGGGGTCAGCGAGCGTGGCCTGCGCTACGCGTTCGAGGATCTGTTTGGCACCTCGCCCAACCGATACCTGTCGATGCTGCGGCTGTGCGCGGCCTGCCGCAGCCTGTCCATGGCCGATTCCAGCCGGCGTTCGGTCAAGGCCATCGCCCTGAGCTGCGGGCTGTGGGATCTTTCGCGCTTTGCAGACAATTACCGCAAGGTATTTGGCGAACTGCCGCGCGACACGCTGATGCGCGCGCCGGCACAGATCGGCCAGCCGGCCTGA
- a CDS encoding Flp family type IVb pilin translates to MNASIKKFLKEEDGVTALEYGLLAAVIAGILVAVGNDQIRDFFETLFTTLKNVVTNAAGSASGGTGS, encoded by the coding sequence ATGAACGCTTCCATCAAGAAGTTCCTGAAAGAAGAAGACGGCGTTACCGCGCTGGAATACGGCCTGCTGGCCGCCGTGATCGCCGGAATCCTGGTGGCGGTCGGCAACGACCAGATCCGCGATTTCTTCGAAACGCTGTTCACCACACTCAAGAACGTGGTGACCAACGCGGCTGGCTCGGCCAGCGGCGGCACCGGCAGCTGA